A genomic window from Elaeis guineensis isolate ETL-2024a chromosome 3, EG11, whole genome shotgun sequence includes:
- the LOC140856375 gene encoding uncharacterized protein, which yields MSSSSSSGSSSFPSAPLRHFFVPTGVTLLTSILLLVYISSTSNYFLRLRNTRLRLTSSLGSAPFPPSIHQDPPSLATAVSDVPRSLGSEKASPFWDASGLEGRIDRSSRSRRQFGSKEYNL from the exons atgtcctcctcctcctcctctggctctTCTTCCTTCCCCTCGGCGCCATTGCGGCACTTCTTTGTGCCAACGGGCGTAACCCTTCTCACCTCCATCCTTCTCCTGGTCTACATCTCCTCCACCTCCAATTACTTCCTGCGTCTCCGCAACACCCGTCTTCGCCTCACATCCTCACTCGGCTCCGCCCCATTTCCTCCCTCGATCCACCAGGACCCCCCGTCTCTCGCCACTGCCGTTTCTGATGTGCCCCGGTCGCTGGGTTCGGAAAAGGCGTCGCCTTTTTGGGATGCGAGCGGTCTGGAAGGCAGGATCGATCGGTCTTCGAGGTCTAGGCGACAATTTGGTTCAAAAG AGTACAATTTATAG